One stretch of Candidatus Eisenbacteria bacterium DNA includes these proteins:
- a CDS encoding HAMP domain-containing sensor histidine kinase, with protein MILQDLIVQYRDELISRTRNKVVLRSAPRATPQEIVSGIPLFLTQLGAILGQEAAREAADGAEMGVSATLHGGELLKRGFSIAQVVHGYGDLCQAVTELALERELPIGTRDFHILNRCLDDAIASAVTEYARAREVDLSEEEVRRRGFFAHELRNHLQTALMSFQAVKSGTVGVTGSTIGVLERSLRGLSHVIDRSVSEVRIAAGMNHRERTRVADLIEEGEVHASFGAAARSLQFSVAPVDPSLHVEVDRQLFGSALDNILQNAFKFTRPASHVQLRTLHHAGRVSIEVEDECGGLPPGTAETLFQPFEQRGGNREGLGLGLTISRKAVESDGGTLTVRDIPGKGCVFVVEMPLAASGSAH; from the coding sequence GTGATACTCCAAGACCTGATCGTCCAGTACCGGGACGAGCTGATCTCGAGGACCCGGAACAAGGTCGTGCTGCGGTCCGCACCGCGTGCCACGCCTCAAGAGATCGTGAGCGGGATCCCGCTCTTCCTGACCCAATTGGGCGCCATTCTGGGACAGGAGGCCGCGCGGGAGGCCGCGGACGGCGCGGAGATGGGAGTGAGCGCCACCCTGCACGGCGGGGAGCTGCTCAAACGAGGGTTCTCGATCGCGCAGGTCGTACACGGCTACGGCGACCTCTGCCAAGCGGTCACCGAGCTCGCGCTGGAACGGGAGCTTCCCATCGGCACCAGGGACTTCCACATCTTGAACCGGTGCCTGGACGACGCGATCGCGAGTGCCGTGACCGAGTACGCACGCGCGCGTGAGGTGGATCTGTCCGAGGAGGAGGTCCGGCGCCGCGGGTTCTTCGCCCACGAGCTTCGCAATCATCTCCAGACGGCCTTGATGTCGTTTCAGGCAGTGAAGAGCGGCACGGTCGGAGTGACCGGAAGCACGATCGGCGTCCTCGAGCGGAGTCTTCGCGGGCTGAGCCACGTGATCGATCGCTCCGTATCCGAGGTGCGCATCGCCGCGGGGATGAATCACAGGGAGCGTACTCGCGTCGCGGACCTGATCGAGGAGGGCGAGGTTCACGCGTCCTTTGGAGCGGCTGCGCGGAGCCTTCAGTTCAGTGTCGCGCCCGTGGACCCTTCGTTGCACGTGGAGGTCGACCGGCAGCTGTTCGGGTCCGCGCTCGACAACATTCTACAGAACGCATTCAAGTTCACGCGGCCTGCGAGCCATGTGCAGCTCCGAACCCTGCATCACGCCGGCCGCGTCTCGATCGAGGTCGAGGATGAATGCGGAGGGTTGCCTCCGGGCACGGCCGAAACGCTCTTTCAGCCATTCGAACAAAGGGGGGGTAATCGCGAGGGTTTGGGACTGGGACTCACGATCAGCCGCAAGGCCGTCGAGTCGGACGGGGGCACCCTTACCGTACGCGACATTCCGGGCAAGGGCTGTGTCTTCGTCGTCGAGATGCCACTGGCCGCCAGCGGCAGCGCGCACTAG
- a CDS encoding helix-turn-helix domain-containing protein, translated as MKTHLGHEVRRLRLQAAIPLRGLAARLGISPAHLSDIEHSRRRPSEQLLRKIASELCDVGASFEALELLVTGADPETREWLGSTPGVRALLRTIIESGRSPQEINLVLQKSLGLRKRAKAPIASRRRTSAIREVRAGRQAAGGER; from the coding sequence GTCCGCCGTCTCCGGCTCCAGGCGGCTATCCCCTTGCGCGGCCTCGCGGCGCGCCTCGGAATTTCGCCGGCGCACCTCTCGGACATCGAGCACAGTCGACGGCGCCCCTCGGAGCAGCTCCTCCGAAAGATCGCGAGCGAGCTGTGCGACGTCGGGGCGTCGTTCGAGGCGCTCGAGCTGCTCGTGACCGGAGCGGATCCCGAGACCCGCGAGTGGCTCGGATCGACCCCAGGGGTTCGCGCCCTCCTGCGCACGATCATCGAGTCGGGTCGCTCCCCTCAAGAGATCAATCTCGTTCTGCAGAAGTCACTTGGACTCCGGAAGCGGGCGAAGGCTCCCATCGCATCGCGGCGTCGAACATCCGCCATAAGGGAAGTGAGAGCAGGCAGACAGGCAGCAGGAGGTGAGAGGTGA